The following coding sequences are from one Ramlibacter henchirensis window:
- a CDS encoding phospholipase D-like domain-containing protein: protein MLAPSPSRSDRPRAPGWFWRVLALLLLSAWGSACSSLPANVERTPSRAFDAPDQTNLGRLVQSRRAQARARSESGFTLLDSVDAAFTSRLALIEGAQRSLDLQYYAIHADASTEVLLDRMRTAARRGVRVRILLDDFNTVGEDAQVLRLAFEPNVEIRLFNPLPGPRGSLFGRILGSLHDVESMQKRMHNKLFIADNAWGITGGRNLGDEYFGGDQKSNFVDLDVLAAGAIVRQMSASFDRYWNDELAYPVQALLKPPDLERLQKEPAAKSSDPAREPAGNVQPVSMSPSGTVLPNVTATAVVSARRPPMDLQRAPITWAPAVLLVDKPGKVGPGDDEVDRRDTAVDGLLHLIQQAQREVLIISPYFVPGADMMKLMAELRRRGVAVRVLTNSLASNDAPAAHAGYRRYRPDLLAMGVELYEMRADPASAGLEGGSGSSGSSSNAGISLGSAAGGSKSGRSRASLHSKAVIIDRHLAVIGSMNLDLRSQLKNSEVGLVIRSQSLAQACASLIESSFARGAYRLEQGPEGLRWRAPPGAPFQDATSEPEAPLKLRLLVNLLAPFAPDEML, encoded by the coding sequence ATGCTTGCGCCATCGCCTTCCCGCAGCGACCGCCCCCGCGCGCCGGGCTGGTTCTGGCGCGTTCTCGCGCTGCTGCTGCTTTCCGCCTGGGGCTCGGCCTGCTCGAGCCTGCCTGCCAACGTGGAGCGCACGCCGTCGCGGGCTTTTGACGCACCGGACCAGACAAACCTCGGCCGGCTCGTGCAAAGCCGCCGTGCGCAGGCGCGTGCGCGCAGCGAATCCGGCTTCACCCTGCTGGACAGCGTCGATGCCGCCTTCACCAGCCGCCTTGCACTGATCGAAGGCGCCCAGCGCAGCCTGGACCTGCAGTACTACGCCATCCACGCGGACGCGAGCACCGAAGTGCTGCTGGACCGCATGCGGACGGCCGCCCGGCGCGGCGTGCGCGTTCGCATCCTGCTGGACGACTTCAACACCGTCGGCGAGGACGCGCAGGTGCTGCGCCTGGCCTTCGAGCCCAACGTCGAGATCCGCCTGTTCAATCCGCTGCCCGGTCCGCGCGGCTCGCTGTTCGGACGCATCCTCGGTTCGCTGCACGACGTCGAGAGCATGCAGAAGCGCATGCACAACAAGCTGTTCATCGCGGACAACGCCTGGGGCATCACGGGCGGACGCAACCTCGGCGACGAGTACTTCGGCGGCGACCAGAAGAGCAACTTCGTCGACCTCGACGTGCTCGCGGCCGGCGCGATCGTGCGGCAGATGTCGGCCAGCTTCGACCGCTACTGGAACGACGAACTCGCCTATCCCGTGCAGGCGCTGCTCAAGCCGCCGGACCTCGAACGCCTGCAGAAGGAACCGGCCGCGAAATCGAGCGATCCTGCCCGCGAGCCCGCGGGCAACGTGCAGCCGGTCTCGATGTCGCCGTCCGGCACCGTGCTGCCCAATGTCACTGCGACCGCTGTGGTGTCGGCGCGCCGCCCGCCGATGGACCTGCAGCGCGCACCGATCACCTGGGCGCCGGCCGTGCTGCTGGTGGACAAGCCCGGCAAGGTCGGCCCCGGCGACGATGAAGTGGACCGGCGCGACACCGCCGTAGACGGCCTGTTGCACCTGATCCAGCAGGCCCAGCGCGAGGTGCTGATCATCTCGCCTTACTTCGTGCCGGGCGCGGACATGATGAAGCTGATGGCCGAGCTGCGCCGGCGCGGCGTCGCGGTTCGCGTGCTCACCAATTCGCTTGCGTCCAACGACGCCCCCGCGGCGCACGCCGGCTACCGCCGCTACCGGCCCGACCTGCTCGCCATGGGAGTGGAGTTGTACGAGATGCGGGCCGATCCCGCGTCGGCCGGGCTCGAAGGCGGCTCGGGCAGTTCCGGCAGTTCCAGCAACGCCGGCATCAGCCTGGGCAGCGCGGCGGGAGGCTCCAAGAGCGGCCGGTCCCGCGCCAGCCTGCACTCCAAGGCCGTGATCATCGACCGCCACCTGGCCGTGATCGGCTCGATGAACCTGGACCTGCGGTCGCAATTGAAGAACAGCGAGGTCGGGCTCGTCATCCGCAGCCAGTCGCTGGCGCAGGCCTGCGCCTCGCTCATCGAATCCAGCTTCGCGCGCGGCGCCTACCGACTGGAGCAGGGGCCGGAAGGGCTGCGCTGGCGCGCGCCGCCCGGCGCGCCCTTCCAGGACGCGACCAGCGAGCCGGAAGCGCCGCTCAAGCTGCGCCTGCTCGTCAACCTGCTCGCGCCCTTCGCCCCCGACGAGATGCTGTGA
- a CDS encoding ATP-binding cassette domain-containing protein: MALITLSQAHLAFGHVPLLDQAQFALEAQERVGLIGRNGAGKSSLLKILAGLERLDDGNMQVQQNLRIAYVAQEPVLDETATVFDSVKLGLAPVLDLIGRYTHGEGDLDALQGRIEAQDGWNWQQRVDETLHRLRLEPDAPVGTLSGGVRKRVALAQALVAGPDVLLLDEPTNHLDLDAIEWLESLLLEFRGSVVIITHDRAFLDRVATRIVELDRGQLRSYSGNFTRYQTLKEEQLAQESVVNAKSDKLLAQEEVWIRKGVEARRTRAQGRITRLERLREQRAARREALGRVRMEVATGAPSGKLVAELEGVSKSFPDPSGSAPPRVVVRDFSTTILRGDKVGLVGPNGAGKTTLLKLILGELAADRGKVRQGANLQVAYFDQMREALDLDATLEDFISPGSEWIEIGRQRKHVKSYLGDFLFSPARAGSPVRSLSGGERNRLLLARLFARPANVLVLDEPTNDLDIDTLELLEDLLQDYEGTVFLVSHDRTFLDNVVTSTIAFEGDGRWREYEGGVQDWLLQSQRARQWAAPVETAPAPAKPAAPAPAPAVESATSRRKLSYKEQRELEALPGRIEALEQEQAALNAELADGTLYVRDGARAAQLAARSAAIEDELMEALERWEALGAL, from the coding sequence ATGGCGCTCATCACCTTGTCACAAGCCCATCTGGCATTCGGCCACGTGCCCTTGCTGGACCAAGCCCAGTTCGCACTCGAGGCCCAGGAGCGGGTCGGCCTGATCGGCCGCAACGGCGCCGGAAAGTCCTCGCTGCTCAAGATCCTGGCCGGCCTCGAACGCCTGGACGACGGCAACATGCAGGTGCAGCAGAACCTTCGCATCGCCTACGTGGCGCAGGAGCCTGTGCTTGACGAAACCGCCACGGTCTTCGACAGCGTGAAGCTGGGCCTGGCGCCGGTGCTGGACTTGATCGGCCGCTACACACATGGCGAAGGCGACCTTGATGCGCTGCAAGGCCGGATCGAAGCGCAGGACGGCTGGAACTGGCAGCAGCGGGTCGACGAGACGCTGCACCGCCTTCGGCTCGAACCGGACGCCCCGGTCGGCACGCTCTCCGGCGGCGTGAGAAAGCGCGTGGCCCTGGCCCAGGCCCTCGTCGCCGGCCCCGACGTGCTGCTGCTGGACGAACCCACCAACCACCTGGACCTGGATGCGATCGAGTGGCTCGAAAGCCTGCTGCTGGAGTTCCGCGGCAGCGTCGTCATCATCACGCACGACCGCGCCTTCCTGGACCGCGTCGCGACGCGCATCGTCGAACTCGATCGAGGCCAGCTGCGCTCATATTCCGGCAACTTCACCCGCTACCAGACCCTCAAGGAAGAACAGCTGGCGCAGGAGTCCGTGGTCAACGCCAAGTCCGACAAGCTGCTGGCGCAGGAAGAGGTGTGGATCCGCAAGGGCGTTGAAGCGCGGCGCACGCGCGCGCAAGGCCGCATCACGCGGCTGGAGCGCTTGCGCGAACAGCGCGCCGCGCGGCGCGAAGCGCTCGGCCGGGTGCGGATGGAAGTGGCGACCGGCGCGCCCAGCGGCAAGCTGGTCGCGGAACTGGAGGGCGTCTCCAAGTCCTTTCCCGACCCGAGCGGCTCCGCGCCGCCCCGCGTCGTCGTGCGCGACTTCAGCACGACGATCCTGCGCGGCGACAAGGTCGGCCTGGTCGGCCCCAATGGCGCCGGCAAGACCACCCTGCTCAAGCTGATCCTCGGCGAACTAGCCGCCGACCGCGGCAAGGTGCGCCAGGGCGCCAACCTGCAGGTCGCCTACTTCGACCAGATGCGCGAGGCGCTGGACCTCGACGCCACCCTCGAAGACTTCATCAGCCCCGGCAGTGAGTGGATCGAGATCGGCCGCCAGCGCAAGCACGTCAAGAGCTACCTGGGCGACTTCCTGTTCTCGCCGGCGCGCGCCGGTTCGCCCGTGCGCTCGCTCTCCGGCGGCGAACGCAACCGCCTGCTGCTCGCGCGGCTTTTCGCGCGGCCGGCCAACGTGCTCGTGCTGGACGAGCCGACGAACGACCTAGACATCGACACGCTGGAACTGCTGGAAGACCTCTTGCAGGACTACGAGGGCACCGTGTTCCTGGTCAGCCACGACCGCACCTTCCTCGACAACGTCGTGACCAGCACGATCGCCTTCGAAGGCGACGGCCGCTGGCGCGAATACGAAGGCGGCGTGCAGGACTGGCTGCTGCAATCCCAGCGTGCGCGCCAGTGGGCGGCGCCTGTCGAAACCGCTCCCGCTCCCGCGAAGCCCGCGGCCCCTGCGCCCGCGCCCGCAGTCGAGTCCGCCACCTCGCGCCGCAAACTCAGCTACAAGGAGCAGCGCGAACTCGAAGCGCTGCCGGGCCGCATCGAGGCGCTGGAACAGGAGCAGGCCGCGCTCAACGCTGAACTGGCCGACGGCACGCTCTACGTGCGGGACGGCGCCCGGGCCGCGCAACTCGCCGCGCGCAGCGCCGCCATCGAGGATGAGCTGATGGAAGCGCTCGAGCGCTGGGAAGCCCTGGGCGCCCTGTAG
- a CDS encoding (2Fe-2S)-binding protein, which yields MVEAEAEPAMPLLWVLRDVLGLTGTKYGCGVAACGACTVRVDGQPVRSCVTPVSAVAGRKVVTIEGLRTGSAPHPLQAAWIAEQVPQCGYCQSGMLMAAASLLERKPKPTDADIDEAITNLCRCGTYQRVRAAIKRAAGIKA from the coding sequence ATGGTGGAGGCCGAGGCGGAGCCCGCGATGCCGCTCTTGTGGGTGCTGCGCGACGTGCTGGGCCTCACGGGCACCAAGTACGGCTGCGGGGTGGCTGCTTGCGGCGCGTGCACGGTGCGGGTCGACGGGCAGCCGGTGCGGTCCTGCGTGACGCCGGTGTCGGCCGTCGCCGGGCGCAAGGTGGTCACGATCGAAGGCCTGCGCACCGGGTCCGCGCCGCATCCGCTGCAGGCCGCGTGGATCGCCGAGCAGGTGCCGCAATGCGGTTATTGCCAGAGCGGGATGCTGATGGCCGCGGCGTCTTTGCTTGAGCGCAAGCCGAAGCCGACCGACGCCGACATCGATGAGGCCATCACCAACCTGTGCCGCTGCGGCACCTATCAACGGGTGCGCGCGGCGATCAAGCGGGCCGCGGGGATCAAGGCGTGA